Part of the Primulina huaijiensis isolate GDHJ02 chromosome 15, ASM1229523v2, whole genome shotgun sequence genome is shown below.
taaactaaaattatagataaagtgttaattatttagtctaaaaaaatataattgtataattaataatatatatatatatacacacacacacacacatatattttaaatatacatGCATATTTTGACGATACATGTTTGAGTTTGACTAAACTCGAGACCCACTTGTAAACCCGCTAAGCCGGGTGACGAGccagatttaaatatttaatacgAGCAAGTTTAAACTCGATTTATTGGCATCCTACTTAATTAGTTCCAATCAGAAAGTGTCAAATCTGCCTCCTAATTAATTCGTTCTACTCAGGAAGTCTCAAATCGGCCTCCTAATTGCTTTACGCAAtttacttattttatttaacgGGCTTTAATAGCTTATGGTTTTGGAAACCCATAATTGTACTATTAATTAGCTtatggaagaaatattacacaAAATTGATTTCAAGATAACTAAAAGAccataaactttaaattcaaattttcatattttatatagtgtttcatgttaattatgatgaatttcaTGTTCACCCAATAAATGAGACaattgaaattcattctaatttgtgtaaataagtaaattattgtttttagaTTTCATCTATCgttttattgttaacaataaaaatataatcgaagtttatgaatttcaaatccatctttCCAGATGGAACATTAAGTTGACATTTTATTTTCGTGCCAACTTGTATTGTAATAAACTAATATCCTCGATCATTTTTACCTTCTCTCTGCATTTGCACACACATTATTAACTGTTGGAAAGCAGAAAACCCTCGTACCTTGTGGAGGTGTTCTCTGGATTTAAGGTAATTTAGTGTATAATCTGATCAAATGCTATTTCATTTCATGGATTTTTTCATGTCTTTCTTGTTCTCAATTTATtttgtgggtttttttttttttgggaaaagtCGACGCATGCACTATGGATGaacttataaatttatattctaCGTCTATTTCTTGTTACTtgctttgattttctttttattttagacTGCCAGTGAGAAAATAATTCTGAATGCTTCATTAGATTTCCTGCTCATATCAAAGAATCGCCCTTCAATGCAAAACGAAAGGCATTCGCACTCGGAAACTACAAATTAGGGTTTCATGTAATCGTACGATGGGTGAATGAAATTAATGAGCGCATTCAGTGAGCCAAAAGGGTACGTAGTTCCCCAGCTTCCTTACGACAAActacaaatatttttcgaggATTTATTTTATCCAAACACTGTAAAAGCTTAGCACTAGAACAATATTTATAAACGGCTAACATTGATTTTTAGGCAAAGAGGCTTAAACATATCAttcagataaatttttttttattttatcttatattttttaacatgACATTGTAGTTTTGGTCATATATGtaatcaaatttcagttttaatcattatatttcaatatctagcaattttaataattttctatAAGGAGTGATAATGTGACATTGCACATGTCAGCGCAACGTCACCAGATTGTGTCACATcagaaaaatactaaaattataaaaatatttaaaaaaacaaagataacatAACAAAACAGAAATTTGACAATTTAGAATAATTTACagataaacaaatatatatgaccaaaagtctaaattttctaataatttttttaaaactcatAAATGTGACTGAAACCCACGACTCGtcttaaaaaaatcattgatCCATTAATAGACtgtttaatatttatatgtgtaAAATAAGGAAATAGTTATTTAAGTTAACTTTCACACCaatatttgtcaaatttaaACAGCAATAACTCATACAATATGAGATTCATTGCATCAGGCTTGGTTCAAGGAGTGTACCAACTCGAAGGTGACCAGCATCACAACCGGCAAGGCCCTCAAGCCCTCGCCCCGCCGGCAGCCATGGTGGGAATTCTTCAATTTCAAACTAATCCAGTCCTCGTGGACGATCATGACGTCTCCTAATTTGGCGCCATTTTCGAGTTCAATCTCCACATCCTTCTACTCCTCTCAATTCTTTATTCCAGAGGCCGCCTCCACCCTATGCAATCGCCTTCCGGCACCATCAAGAAAGCCATCAACAGGGCACAAGATTTCAAGCTCAACGTCCACTGCGTACTCAATAATCTTGAAAAGAGCACAAGGGGTTTCACAGCGGGTCCGAAGCAGTTCGAGAGGTGGCCAGCAGGGTGGGCTCAGGGAACATCTGGTTGGCGGGACATTTGTTAAGAGCATCTATTGCGCTCACCATTGGAAGGGAAATGGCGAGAACTGATGGTGATCATGTAGAAACTTATATTTTCAATCCTTCGTTCATGTTCCCTCCGATCGACCGGATAAAAACGACAAGAAGAGGCTCGGGTTGAGGTTCGCAAACAGTGTCCTCACTGCAGGGCTAGCTATGGCTGTTAAGGAAGAAAAAAGGCCACAGAAAGTGACGAGTTTACCATGTTGTCGTCTTGGGTGCACGCAGTTCTTATTTATCAACCCGAAGGATTTAATTTGCAGCTAGTACGTTGGGTATTTCGGGCACAGGGAGAAGATGGAGTCGATTGGGGCAGGAAGAATTGGGAGAATAGCCACGCAGCATTCTATTTGGAGTGTCGTGCCGGTGGCTAGAGGGGAGGTTTGCCGTTTGTGGCGCAGTGCATCTGATTCCTTCGGCATATTTGAGCATCAATTGCAGCCCTTGTAGTAGTTTCAGCGAAGCCCATGGGATTCATCAATGGTGGAAGCCAGATTTGGAGTTCAAGCACAAATTTTACCAATACAAGTGAATGCTTGATCGATTAtcgtcattatttttaaaatgttgaaCAAGATTGGTGTTCGAAAATCTTGTTTCATTGCTCAATTTGGATATTAATTCTTCGGTAGCCTTGGAAATTAAGAGGCACGTAATTGTGAGTATTGTCTTGCCTTCATTATAACAATAGTTGTattatttgaacaaaatttatgtaAACATCGATAGTTACATATAGATAGTTACATAGTAAGTGTTAGATGTCTTCTTCAGTTGGTTAAATtattgagagttgtatatatgtatCTGATATCAAAGCTTAGCTCACTGTTATATGTTGGACTACCATATGGACCACCTTATAATGTCATGTAAACTTTACGTTccaattgtttattttttagctTGATGGGAATGTGTTTGATGTCATACATCAATAGAAAAATTCTTTTCTTCAGCTAGTTTTTTAGATTGAGTTAGTTAGACATTCATATATATAAACCTAAATATCCTCTAAATTAATACTAATTATCACCTAAACTTTTAAACATACATTTAGATGCATACGAAGTCATTTTTAACAGGTTTTACTAACAAGATTCTTATTCTCACTCGCATTATCAATTCGATCCAAACTTCCAGTTAGAAAATGCTCTTTAGTTCAGTCCTATGGGTGTAACTCCATTTAAACTCAAATGAAAGGGGGGAAATCATTAATTGTGATTAGGGGCAAGAATGTACGGTGAAAAATTTAAAGTCAAACTTCATTAATGGAAGATTTCCTTTAATCATTCACAACTGTGATCAGTCTAATAATTGTTCAAAGAATTTAAAAGCCACCGACAATATGGGAATATTTCCTTTATTTTAAGCAATTAAACCCACCGACGGAAGAGAATTTCTTTGCCATTTAGCAATTCTAGATTAGTTTTTCGAGTACAATtcgatttcattttataaattaatcacGTCCTATTCAAACAAATGATTTCTATTTGTGTTTGGGTATCAAATAATATCTAATCAGTAGTCCACCAATGAGTCCAAAACTCTTGAAAGCTAGTAAAACATTTACAATTCCCTTTAACACATACATAAACGTATATTTATTACTACATattaaatcaagaaaatcatatcaagaATTAATTTCAACACAATCCCTTATTAGCTTCATGTgtgtgttagtaaaataattcaatttgaaaGGCCCGACAAGAATGCGACCCCGGTCGAGGGCAACCAAGACGACCCATGAATAAACCGTGCCACCGTGAACCTGCTGGCCTCCTCCGTTGACTTAATGACACGATAACCTGGCCATTTTACGCGCTGCCCTAACGAGCTACCGAGACCATAATTCATATACTCGCCATAGTACAATGTGTCTAGTGCAAATGTTGCATTCCACTCTAACCAACCTTTAGGGTGAATGTGATCTCCCATATTGGAAAGCATGTACACCGTTCTCGAATATAACTTCCATGGTCGTCCTAAATATGTTGGATAGGCATCCTTTTCTTTCTCAAGATCGGGTTCCGCCACGAGGTTGCAGGCATGGATCGAAATGCCAGTGTTCTGGTTAGGATCCTTGCGATTCTGTGCGGTGATTGTATTCTTTTGAAGTGACATTGGCTTACGGGCATGAATGGTACAGCTTTGGATAACGGCTGCAGCGTTACCGAATATGAAGTCTACGGTGCCATAAATGTCGCATTCACGGTAAAATTGCCTCTGGGAGTGAATGTATAGGGTGTCTTGATATCCAATGATGTTGCATCGGAAAATCACTGCGTGATCGGCTCCGATACGGAGCGCTACGGCTTGGTGCTTGCTCGGTCCTGCCCAGTTTTCAAATGTTATGTCCCTGGCAATGAAACCAGCTCCAGTTGCCGCTGTATATGCAAATTAACATACATACAATTANTATAGCAAAGTGGAAATAGCAATAATAATCGTGGAGAAGAGTAAAACTGTGATCAAATCAAAAGTGCAAAAAGGTGGAGAAAAAGGAATTTACCGAAAGATGCGGTGTGGAATGTAGTGATGTTGTCAAATATGTTTTTCCCACCCGAAATGACCGTCTTGCCCTTCCCATCTCCGATTAACATCacattcttcttcttcctcccCACCTTCAACTTGTCCTCTTCATACCTAACAACGAATAATAATTACACTTGGTAAACCACAAAATCACCCTTACACTtttcattatttcatcatttaccCCATCATTATTCGAAAGTATTGATAGAATGACAATTATTTCACTATGAGAGAGTATATATTATGGTTAATGGACATATTatgtgttttgtttttaaaaatagtcaTTTCACGTGTCTTGAAATGTGGAATATGtctattttcttaacaaaaatTACATTGaccattttaaaaacattttcgcAAAGCATATTATTTGTTCTATCAAACGGTGGAGAGAGCATCGATCTGATAATATGCATCACACCACCGTTGGATTAATTGTATATTATATACGGTGATAGAACATGATCCAACGACTCTGCAATAGATTCTTATTCCATTGGGAGAACTTATTAAGGAGCAACCAACATCATCATTTCCATAGTTAAACTTAATAGTCAACATTCAATTATCATAAAATGAAACTATGACTCATTGACATGAATTGTTGAACAAATAATGTATACGTGATAGGGACAAATAAAGTCAATGTAATTACtattaaaagtaattaaaaaGCAAGCAAGCTttctaaaaatcaataaatattcTACTGAGTAGGCAAATCTACGTAGCCAGGAAAAAACCTTTAAATCAtggaaatttttgtttttatgtatattttacaTTTGGGGTCctcttgtaatattttttagatttctGTAAATCATGAATTTCCTTTTAGAATGTGTTCAAAAAGAACTTTAACATATTAATAGTGTTTTAGCAGAAGAAGAGGTTTAATTCCAAGGATGTTTGATCTATGAACGTGAACTTACTTTCCTGCCCTCACATAGATTATAGTTCGACGATTGCTGTGCTCCGGTACCTTCTTGATCGCCTCCGCGATAGTCTTGTACGTTCCGTTCCCATCATGCGATACGATTATATCGGCATTAATAGCCGTCACCGGCATGTCTAACATCATTCGATCTTTCCGGGACAACCACGACGGAAAATGCTCGTGTTTTTCCACGCTGCTCAATAATCGCCGCCGGCGATTTTGTATTGGGATTCCGGAGAAATCGTCGTTATCTCCATTGGCAGCGTAAATCGCGAGTGAATTACTCACGAGTTCAGATAAATCCTTCAACCGATCCGACATTTGATTCTTCAAGTCTCCTGTGAGTTGCTCGAATCCTTCATTGCAGGTGTCATGATTTGTCAGCGAGGCGCTGATCCAGGTTAAGACGTCCTGAGTCGACGCGGCGGCGGCGTCTCCCACGCCAGGTAAGACGGAGACTAGTGAACGCGTGAGGAGGTCCAATGAATCGTCCAGGAGTTCGAGGCAGTCCTCGTAGGCTGATCTCTCGTAAGAACCCATGGGGAGGTTAGTGAATCCGGACGCGTGATACAGAGCGCGGCCCACTCGCTGTAGAGTCATGTTAACGGAAATGTGAACTAAGTCTTTTTCGGAGGCGGCGGGTGCGCCGGGGAAATCTAGGAGGGAATCCAAACAAAGAGACTGGTACAAAGTTTTGCTGCAGGTTCTTGACATAGCTTGGGAGGGATGCCGCCGACGGAGCTTTTCGGCCGTTGCTGTGTTTCGGAGTCTCACCACCAGCGCAGCGCAGATGGCGGACGCTACCATGAGAGTGGCGGCGAGGATCAGCAGAAGCTTGAGTTTGGATTTTTTTGGTTTCAAGGTGGGTTCGTTGTTCAGGCTCGGGGCAGAGGAGCCTTTTGGCTCGGTGGGTCCGAGCCTTCCATACTCCATCGGCTTGATCAGCTAAGTGATGTAGAGAGGGAAGAAAGAGACTTTGGTGTGCCAGTCGAAGCTGTGGCTTTTATAAGTAAGCGATTGGACACATTTTTTGAGGTTGATTTATACCGGTCGAAGCTGTGGCTTTTACAAGAGAGTATGCCGGGGGAGGTGTTCCAGTCGAAATAAAACTCAAAGGCAAGCGATTCTATgcacaaaatttaaattttacaaaGAAATTTGCATGATTGTATACTTTATTTGGTCGAGTTAATTAGTTCTTCCTAATTTGATAAAACCACCATAAGttgtctttaaaaaaattatgaaatccCCTAACAATTAAATTTTGTTAAACGAATAATTTATCCAATCCGATACCTAATAGATCGAATGTGAGGCGTCCACTAGATACCACCTCACGTTGCTTGTGGCTTTGGCAACTCAATCTCCTtggataaaaagaaaaatgtttcaAGACAAAAAAGCTTTACAAAATCttgaaatttattaataataaatatttaatatttttcatgggttATGTCTTAGGAGATTGAGACTAaagattttggcaattttaattTCTACAATTCATATGGAAGAATTTATTTTATCACCATAGCTTTTAAAAGGTCTTTTTTTCTATGTTTCGATTCAATAATTTTACCTTCTTCGTGTATGTCGGCTATTTAGTACATATATATCCCCTTCTACATAtgtaaaacaataaatttaaacaCACCCaatatgaataatattttaaaacaaaatgaaaaaataatttacctATAAATTAAATCACACCctccatatatattttattatttttaataaaattatatatcatcaCGATATCATATGCACATGGACGAGTCACGtactttataattttttatttaatattgagTTCCATTTTCTTCGAATTGGTGGTTTGGTGTGAGGTCGACGTCCGGGGATTAGCTGGCTTCTGCTAGGAGAAAATTCCCTCTTGCGAAGGACCGACCGGTTTCATTTCTTAATTAGATCCAAGTATATAAATTGCGGAATTAAATAAGTTCTGCCATTGATGTTTGTCTTGGAGCTATGGTAAtccaccaaaatatttaatctcataatttttttttttatcatattcaaaattttctcaAGCCACTCCATATTTTACTTAGAAAAAAAATCTAGACAAAACTTCCCTTTTAAATCGAataactcttctaaattgaaaataatttaatgttaattgtttagtattattcgatcaaattaaaaataataataacacattgTACCTATTTACATCTTTTAatttactaataattataacGTGTGCATGATGTGAATGACATGTGTATAACCGACCACGTGTAGCCCACCTTAACTCACCCGATCGATATACATGAATGCCACGGTGATCCACTAGCATGCATGTAGCCTCACACTCTAAAATAATTAAGACATGCAAATTTTTTCCATCGTCCTATTTTTGTCTAAACCATAAAGTTTTGAACCTCAAATTAAAGCATGTGGAAAATACCAAATTTACTCTCCTAGTTCATTATTCCTCAATCCTCTATTGCATTAAATGGACACctaaaaaatgtaaatattcCATTTGAGAAAGTAGTTAAAAGCAAACAAAAGGGAATCATAAGCTCGTGTTATATTCAAAAGCACGAGAATCTACATAAAAGTGAGTGCCCTCTTTCTACATTTATACAACGATAATAGGGAAGTTGAGTCTCTATTATATCCGGAGTAACATTATTTTGTATATGTTTTAATACAACATATCacgtatttttattttgaatttagaTGAACTAttgtattaaattaaatatagggggagtgttatttaattaaactaGAAGACAAAATTAACTTCATAATTGAGAATTCCAAAACAAGAGAAACTCAATGGTTTTAAAAACtacattttaaattaatttcaacAAGAGATGGAAACCGAGGCAGATGCTTTTGCAACtttagaataataataattaaaaaaaaaaaaaaaaaaagagcacgAATTTATTACTTTGGATGGTTCCATCTCCTTTAAGTTGTTCTCAAGGGTAGAATAAGGCGTAAAGGGGTTCGAAAGAGTCGCAAATATATATGTTTGCATGGATAGATGAACTTTTTACATTGTGAAGATTTAAAGTTAAATTGAGAGCACCATTATTGTATCTTTCCTAGTAGTACACTTGCAAAAAGTTGCTCATTTCGAACTTCTTTAATTAGATATATATAGTAACACATTCAAtagtttaattaaattatagtatgttaaaaaaaattatgttggtattaattttaaaaacgttTGAAGTATTTAAAAATTGTGTCTCGTCGGAGATGCGATTGAAGTTTGAGTTGTTGAAAATAATCAAGTTTCATATTCATCTGATGCATGTCATATTGCATTCTTCTTCTGATTTTCCCCTATTTTTGGAGATGAATATCATTTAGacttgcaataaatttaaaatacactattgataatattttagaaaataccTAATTTCTTTTTTGAATGTTATTTGATAATAAAGATTTCTAAAACAATAATCTATAAAACTAtacaaaagaagaaaaagtaaaatctaacgtacatataaatatatcacttcaattgtgaatttccttatatgtccttgttcatttaagttggccaattaaattattaggttatcttaagggtttttttgtaatttattttccatcttaaatgaatttggacattaatacacattcctctttatttcttaaattttatgccaaaaaaattattttttacattttcttgttcatttaagttagcaaattaaattaatatgtctttttaagggtttttttgtgattcattgtccatcttagatagatttggacattaattcacattcttctttattttctaacttttatgtaaaaaaaattatttatttacatttcttagtcaatttttgtgattcattgtccatcttagatatatttggacattaatacacattcttctttttttcttcttctaaattttaaactaaatttatgatataatctttaaaaaaatttaatcaatgtaatccttataataaatatgaattatattgatagtttattatcatttgttatatattataattttacatataaaattttttaaccgaatattacatattattttatttatatatgttttttactatatatatttatttgagtggcattatgttaaaattttatttctcttaaattattaatcatcaatattaatttataaatgattgattctgatataaaattaattatctataatatgtattctaaaaaaacatagaaattaaataaaattcgcaatgtgttaaaagttagcaaaagcaaaagtgatatttaccttaataacaagtttaatgattttattttaacattattatgataatttagtaaattaagagaattttatttgagttTGTCTATGTGTACTCCATTTAAGtacattttagttttgattttggtaaaattcactattatgttaattttatttttattgttttttcattttgaatgatatttgaatgaaaaatatttttgctgatttatcatttaagagCGTTGTATTATGTCGCGGATTGAAAAAtgtcatataaataagtgaatatatatgatttattgtcacaTCCCTCACGACATAAGATTGAAAGATCCAAACCTTCTTCTTCGGAGCGGAAACGAACGTGGCCAAAACATAtaatgtatttttatgtattatgttttgatatatttagattgataaatacttataaacatgatgttattcaaacgactttaaacattatctaattctcatgattatatttttctttattagtcacctacgtgcatcgcacgtgtaCATTCTTAGTGAATATGAAATAAATGAAGTCCATTGAAAAGgtaaatttttgttaaaatatgaatatttatctttaactTGTTTATGCTTATGGGTCCTTTCTCAGAGGTTGCTTGTTTCAAAGCCACAACCCAAATATAATGATCATCTCCCGTTCATCATGCAAATGACTGATTGAAACGCCCATTTAATAAGGAAACTATAAATGATTTCCAAGAATCAGTTAACAAGCTATACTTGATATGTTGAACAGCAGAAGTTTAGCATTAGTACACATCCCTTAAGCATACACACAAAAGCCAGAAAACACGTAAAATCTTACTCAAAAATCAAGGTGCTCAATCAACTACAAAGATTTGGTATGCAGGCGCCAGCATCTGGATTCTGCTGTTCTTTCCATATTCTTCCAGTGACTCGAAGCTTAAGCTCTTTCCTGTCACCTCCAGAGAAAAAGAGTGCCATGTTTCTTTGAATAATAAGCCCATCGTGGCTGTCTCTTACTTTACGATGGCTATCTCGAACGCTTCGTGGTGTACCCTCGAATATTAGCTTCCTGCCGTTAGCTCCAACCTCTAAACTGTAGCTGAAGTTGCGGGATTCATTCTCATCGCCCATGAAACGAAGAAATGCCATATAAACTGGTGCCATTCCGAGTTGAAATGCTTCAAAGTGAAGGCAGAAATATTGCCCGAAACAATGGAATACCTAATGAAAAACATGGAAATGGACAAGATTAAGAATGCAGACACCATATAAAAAGTTTAGACGAGCACTACCAGTATGTCAAATTCTATACTATTATCAGGTGGCATATACTGCAAGTGTTGATGATATTGGATCACACGAAACACAATAAGATCCACATAGATTCATGTAGAACCAAAAGGTGTATCACATGATCTAATGGTAATGACAATGCGAATAAAAAGCAGCACGCATAGCTTGGAAAATCATCTTTGGACACACTCAAATTAAGTAAAGAGTTTATTCATTCTGAATATAGAAGATTACAAAACACTAGAATATATGCACAAGAAGTCGTCTAGTtcacaaaagaaataaattagaGGTGATCTGAAGCCTGGCGAAaatcaagaacatcatagatTCATACTACTGTTGCCCAAATCAAATCCAAAGTACCTAAAAGGGACTGTGAACTCACTGTTAACATCCAAGTGGCATTTTCTACTTCACGAGGATTTGACTTCACATAGCGATGATTAAAAGTACAACCTGTGTGCATGTCCACTTTATGATCATCTTTCAAATGGGATACGAGGAAGGGAATGTCCCCAGTAACCAAGCACTCCGATCCAGCATAGGGACAACTGTATGGTCTGAAATTGCAAACTGCTTCATGTTTGAGTTTACTATAATATGGAAAAATTTCCGGGCATCCCAAAGAATAATATTTGCAAGGTAGATCTAGTGATTCTGCAACCTTCTCCAATGCCAAGCACCGGATGTCACCGAGCTCTTGTCTGCATGTAGGACATCGATTGTGCACTCTTGTCTTGCATGTTGAACAGAGTGTGTGCCCATTGTGACACTGTAAAAGAGCACATTATCAATCAACCATGCTTCATGTTACACAAATAAACAGGAACTAGATATTGTTTTCTAGCTTGTAAAGTTTAGTCAAAGCTCAGGAACACTAAATCATGGCAATACTAAAGACAATATTGGACAAAACGAAAAGTGACAATGTCATTATCAGAATCTTAAATCTCAAATGCAAAGACATCCTCCTCTCAAGCCCTTTAATACAGTACCAGTATACGCGACTAAGTTTGTTGTGTCCagtttcacacaaattttaatGTATTACGAAACATAACTTCTCATCTTCCAGTTATCTCATACGTAAATATCctgaaattgaaagaaaaataatgcAGACTTAGATACTACAACTGTATATTTACAAAAACTACAGCACAGGCCaatcaaaatattgaaatagaaTTCCGATTCTGAATGAAGAAAAACATCTATGCTTGCGGAAGTGCAATTTACCTTTTTTGCATATTCATCATCTGAACTAGAAAATTCTCCACACATCGCCATCTAATGCCAAaactatattaatatatttcacCTAAGAATAATGCAACCAAGATTATCATGACTGCGTAGATGCTGTGAATAACCCTAGTAAATTACAGCAAATCCAATTAATCTAATTCAGTTTCAAACAAGTAAAACCAAAGCATCACATTCCAATTAACACGTAACGGTATGCATATTGAATCACAAGATTGAATAAACAATATACCCAAAGAAAAGGATATGCCCCAAAAAGCTCAAATAAGAGAACTAAGAGAAACAGCATACCTGATGAATGGGTGGGAACATAGAATTAGTACAGACAGGGCATTCAAGCAATTCATGGACGCTTGTCGGAGCCATTCCAGAGGGCACCACATTAAgattctttgaagaaaacaaatggGGGTGAGAAGAAACTAATGATTGCATCTCTTCATCTTCAATGTCATCCGATGAAGAAAAGCACTCAACGCTCTCGATTTCAATTGTTGCCATTTAAGTACAAAACAGAAATATGAAAACAGATCCCACAGATCCAATCTTCCCCGAATATATAAAATGCACACTCCGTATATTGTAATTtttggccaaaaaaaaaaaagagagatgcTAACAAGGGAAAATACAATCTTTTGTGGAAATCTCAAAAGCCCAGATCTACGAGTCTAATGATTGAGCGCAATATCTTCTTCCCACCTCGAAAAATCCAACCTTTGGCAGAAATCCAAATTGCCCACTTTCAAAAACTCATATTTCCTCGATTATAAGTCCCTTCAGAATCTTCTCTTTCTGAGTaccttataaaaaaaaaacgataaTTTGAAGGAAACCATAAGAGAGATCGATAATGTTCGATTCCAAAGAACCCAAACAAGAATCATTTCCTAGAGAAGagcttcttttcttcttctcctctctTTTTCTGGTTTTTGGGAGGAGAGAGAAATGAGGATCGCCGTTGGTTTTGAAATAGGATGTAAATCCAACGGATACTATCATAGTATTATGTTTCACCTTTTTTTGAGAGAGTAGTCCTTTATTCGTTGAGAT
Proteins encoded:
- the LOC140958891 gene encoding probable pectinesterase/pectinesterase inhibitor 61 codes for the protein MEYGRLGPTEPKGSSAPSLNNEPTLKPKKSKLKLLLILAATLMVASAICAALVVRLRNTATAEKLRRRHPSQAMSRTCSKTLYQSLCLDSLLDFPGAPAASEKDLVHISVNMTLQRVGRALYHASGFTNLPMGSYERSAYEDCLELLDDSLDLLTRSLVSVLPGVGDAAAASTQDVLTWISASLTNHDTCNEGFEQLTGDLKNQMSDRLKDLSELVSNSLAIYAANGDNDDFSGIPIQNRRRRLLSSVEKHEHFPSWLSRKDRMMLDMPVTAINADIIVSHDGNGTYKTIAEAIKKVPEHSNRRTIIYVRAGKYEEDKLKVGRKKKNVMLIGDGKGKTVISGGKNIFDNITTFHTASFAATGAGFIARDITFENWAGPSKHQAVALRIGADHAVIFRCNIIGYQDTLYIHSQRQFYRECDIYGTVDFIFGNAAAVIQSCTIHARKPMSLQKNTITAQNRKDPNQNTGISIHACNLVAEPDLEKEKDAYPTYLGRPWKLYSRTVYMLSNMGDHIHPKGWLEWNATFALDTLYYGEYMNYGLGSSLGQRVKWPGYRVIKSTEEASRFTVARFIHGSSWLPSTGVAFLSGLSN
- the LOC140960058 gene encoding E3 ubiquitin-protein ligase SINAT3-like → MATIEIESVECFSSSDDIEDEEMQSLVSSHPHLFSSKNLNVVPSGMAPTSVHELLECPVCTNSMFPPIHQCHNGHTLCSTCKTRVHNRCPTCRQELGDIRCLALEKVAESLDLPCKYYSLGCPEIFPYYSKLKHEAVCNFRPYSCPYAGSECLVTGDIPFLVSHLKDDHKVDMHTGCTFNHRYVKSNPREVENATWMLTVFHCFGQYFCLHFEAFQLGMAPVYMAFLRFMGDENESRNFSYSLEVGANGRKLIFEGTPRSVRDSHRKVRDSHDGLIIQRNMALFFSGGDRKELKLRVTGRIWKEQQNPDAGACIPNLCS